The genomic window ACGGATCAATACCAATGCAATGTCCGCCCACCAAACCAGGGCTAAACTTAAGGAAGTTCCACTTAGTACCGGCCGCCTTCAATACCTCAGAAGTATCAATGCCTATCTTATCGAAGATGATCGCCAATTCATTCATCAAGGCGATATTCAGATCGCGCTGAGTATTCTCGATCACCTTGCAAGCCTCAGCCGCCATGATGCTAGAGCAGCGATGCACGCCAGGTTTGACGATCAATTCATACATGCTGGCGACCTTCTCCAAGGTCTCTGGCGTGTCGCCTGAAACGACCTTGACGATGGTGGTCAGCGTGTGTTCACGATCACCCGGGTTGATGCGCTCTGGCGAATAACCGACGAAAAAATCTTCTTTCCATTTCAAGCCGGATTCACGCTCCAATACAGGGATACAAACTTCCTCAGTCGCGCCAGGATACACGGTAGATTCATACACCACGGTTGCGCCCTTTTTCATGTGCTTGGCAACAAAACTGCTGGCACCGATCAAAGGCGAGAAATCGGGAATATTCGCCTCACGCACCGGCGTCGGCACTGCCACAATGATGATATCAGCCTGACCTAACATAGTCGGGTCGTAAGTGTACTCAGCATGCACGGAGGCCAGTAACTGCTCATCCGTTAATTCACGCGAAGGGTCAACCCCGCGCTGGCAAGACTCCACCTTATGGACTGCGATATCAAAACCGATGGTACGGGTATGTTTGCCGAACTCAACAACCAGTGGGAGGCCTACATAACCGAGGCCGAGAACTGCAATAGTAGTCATGAAAAACTTTCAAACAAAAAGGGTAAATTGCTCGGTAAAAAAGTAATTGTTCAGCCAGCGATGAAAACTCCCTCGCCCGCTAGCGGGAGAGGGCCGGGGTGAGGGTGATTGAGCAACGCTTGCCTTCAAATAGCTGATGCGCTTAGCGCTATGAAAAATCAAACATTGTGCAAATTTGAACTACCCTCATCCCAACCCTTCTCCCGCTAGCGGGAGAAGGGCTTTGTATAGCGAGCTGAACAGTTACTAAAAAAGGCTATTCGTTTAAACAAATTTAACGACGTCTTACTTCT from Undibacterium parvum includes these protein-coding regions:
- a CDS encoding nucleotide sugar dehydrogenase, whose amino-acid sequence is MTTIAVLGLGYVGLPLVVEFGKHTRTIGFDIAVHKVESCQRGVDPSRELTDEQLLASVHAEYTYDPTMLGQADIIIVAVPTPVREANIPDFSPLIGASSFVAKHMKKGATVVYESTVYPGATEEVCIPVLERESGLKWKEDFFVGYSPERINPGDREHTLTTIVKVVSGDTPETLEKVASMYELIVKPGVHRCSSIMAAEACKVIENTQRDLNIALMNELAIIFDKIGIDTSEVLKAAGTKWNFLKFSPGLVGGHCIGIDPYYLTHKAQMLGYHPQVILAGRRINDGMAKYIAEQTVKNMIAAGSYIKDARVIVLGLTFKENCADLRNSKVADVIAELKTYGVEVFTHDPHADAEEAMHEYGVKLYAWDDLPRADAIVAAVPHRDLLALQGEDFQKKLIKGGCFIDVKACFNTEGLAQAGVKIWRL